From one Formosa sediminum genomic stretch:
- the serC gene encoding 3-phosphoserine/phosphohydroxythreonine transaminase, with protein MKKHNFSAGPCILPQEVLLKASEAVIDFNNSGLSLIEISHRSKPFIEVMENASALAIELLGLEGKGYKALFLQGGASTQFLMAAYNLLETKAGYLNTGTWAAKSIKEAKLFGDVVEVASSKDANYNYIPKGFTVPSDLDYFHCTSNNTIFGTQIKEFPTSPVPMVCDMSSDIFSRTLDFSKFDLIYAGAQKNMGPAGTTLIVIKEDVLGKVTRAIPSMLDYKNFIDKDSMFNTPPVFAVYTSMLTLQWLKDLGGIAAIEKENEKKAQLMYSEIDLNPLFKGFAAKEDRSIMNATFNLVDESLKDTFDALAKEAGMNGINGHRSVGGYRASMYNALPLSSVAALVEVMSELERKA; from the coding sequence ATGAAAAAACACAATTTTAGTGCTGGCCCATGTATTCTTCCTCAAGAAGTATTACTTAAAGCTTCAGAAGCCGTAATCGATTTTAACAATAGCGGTTTATCTCTAATTGAAATATCGCACAGAAGCAAACCTTTTATTGAGGTTATGGAAAATGCTAGTGCATTAGCTATAGAATTACTTGGCTTAGAAGGCAAAGGCTACAAAGCATTATTTTTACAAGGTGGCGCAAGCACTCAATTTTTAATGGCTGCGTACAATTTATTAGAAACTAAAGCAGGCTATTTAAACACTGGTACTTGGGCTGCAAAATCCATAAAAGAAGCCAAACTTTTTGGAGATGTTGTAGAAGTTGCTTCGTCTAAAGACGCAAACTACAATTATATTCCTAAAGGGTTTACAGTACCTTCAGACTTAGATTATTTTCACTGTACATCTAACAACACCATATTCGGTACACAAATAAAAGAATTTCCTACGAGTCCTGTACCTATGGTTTGCGACATGAGTAGTGATATTTTCTCTAGAACGCTAGACTTTTCTAAATTCGACTTAATTTATGCTGGTGCTCAAAAAAACATGGGGCCTGCAGGAACAACTCTTATTGTAATAAAAGAAGACGTTTTAGGTAAAGTAACTCGCGCAATCCCATCTATGCTAGATTACAAAAATTTTATAGACAAAGACAGTATGTTTAACACACCTCCTGTTTTTGCTGTATACACCTCTATGTTAACCCTACAATGGTTAAAAGATTTGGGTGGAATTGCTGCTATTGAAAAAGAAAACGAAAAGAAAGCCCAATTAATGTATTCTGAAATAGATTTAAACCCATTATTTAAAGGGTTTGCAGCTAAAGAAGACCGCTCTATAATGAATGCAACTTTTAACTTAGTAGACGAAAGTTTAAAAGACACTTTTGACGCTTTAGCAAAAGAAGCTGGTATGAATGGTATTAACGGACACAGAAGTGTTGGTGGATACAGAGCTTCTATGTATAACGCTTTACCTT